A region of the Vigna unguiculata cultivar IT97K-499-35 chromosome 9, ASM411807v1, whole genome shotgun sequence genome:
taagggtatgataagttgaaaaatatcttagagatctaagaaaacttttcaaatatcaacatatatactcaatgtttgagaaataacaaaaattattttagcgaaacaagagagttcttcaaatgaaacaaaaaactaataataataggtaaatgatttttttttatattacctagtaaacgaaaggtttgcgctattaaatacttaaattgagagtattaaagattatcatgtgaaaggaaaatatataataaataaaaatattaaaaaataatagaaatatttaaatgtgagacataaaaaaattttaattgacatacatctttttaatataattacataaagatgataagatgacaaatataattgagatgcgaataagtttcatgacaaaccaaataattagaagaaataaaaaataatatatatatatatagttacttaattaattgtgaatattttaataatttaaacggggacggatattatggcggggatatgtacatccccataaccatccccatacccaattaaaaaagtcggggattccccatacccatatccatacccagtcaatgcgaggattccccgtcaaaatggGGACGGGTTCGAACAATATCCACGGaaacgggtttatttgccatctctactagtatatatatatatatatatatatatatatatatgtgtgtatatataatagTCATGTATAcgatatataattatttattaaaaatattaaatattaatataattattttaacacttatatatatatatatatatatatatatatatatataatacataaaagtatataaagtatGGACATTCCTAATTGGATATCGGAGGATTGAATAATGTTGCGAAAATCTGCTAGAGAAGATGAAATGACATAAAGTcgtaaaatttgttaaaagtcACACAAATGGTTtatcaataacaaataaatgGATATGGGAAATGGAGTATATTCTAAGATCTTCAATATTAAAATgtctatataatatatttagacACAATCTAGAAAAAACACACTTAACATTGTGATAAATGTTAATGCCAAGAAAAGAGATAATTAGAAGTCAAGAAtgacataaatttgataaacatTTGGATGTTTGTcctttttatattgaaaaatgtgttttattttttactgaAAAAGGTATATATTTTAGTCTATATATAcaagaaataatatattagcTTTGACATTAGAGTTGAAACTCTATATTTgtataacatactctttttttgTGCTACACACAATGGCGATTCGGTCAATAAACTTTATGTTGATAGTGTCAAGAATTTGGTCTAAAGAATGTTTAGCCTTATGCTCTGCAATGCTAAGGCTAAGGGGTTATATAGTGTTAGGCACAACATACCGATGGGTCAACAAACCTAATACCGAAGGTAATGATCAATAAAATGTTGACTTGATTAATAACTGTGTTGATAAATCCTCGATCTAGAGATAGAAAAAATGTCGGATTGAAAGACCCGATACATATATTAGTATCCATTTCTAAAGATATATAGTCATAACTGAACTAGCCACTAGAACTAAACTAATACACTTACTGATTGATGTTGTGAGTGTTTTATCCTTAACGCTAAGAATCTATTAGAAAAGTTTTACTCCAAAATTGATAAATGTATAATCTTAAGACACTTTGATAGATACAAGGCTCGTAAGATCTACAATACTAGAATCTTTGTCACCGAAGAAATAACTGatgttaaatttaatgaaatttaatgaTGATTTACAGAATGACAAGAAACTATCATGTATTGAAAATAACTTTGCAGATCCACAAATGAAAGAAGTGAATAATGCTACATTAAGCAACAAATGATGCTCCTTCAACTTTCAGAAGTTGCTCCAAAGTCACAACATCatagagataaaaaaacatCTCACTTCATTCCAAAATATAATgctcaactttttcatttttatttagttatttagaTTTATACTTAAATTTCTCACATAAAGGTAATACTGAGATGATAGGTATAGAATGTTATAActttttgtttctctattttatcatttttcccCTCTTATTCTGGATGTTCCTTGCCTTGTAAGGTTCTATCATTTGGTGTTGGTTGAGAATATGATGGAGCCCACCATTTACAATGGTTATGGTTAACATTTTGCtttcttcttttaatatatttctattttcttttcatacatGGTTTTGAGTTCCACATTAACATACCAACCTTTCAAATAGTGAACATACTAGTCTGCAATTTTGATTTACTCTACAATCCAGGGGCAGTTTCAGCCAAACAATATGGTATAATCAATAGCTTTTGAGAACATTTACAAAACTGATAACACTGTTTATGCTACACAAAAATTTCACTCGCTCCTTATTCATACTTGTGCAGTGTCACTTTTCTGGTTTTTGAAACCATGAATTACCCTACACACATCTTTCAAAGATGTTTaacaaagaatatatatatatatatatatatatatatatatatatatatatatatatatatatatatatatactagtgtTTCAGCAGTTGATTCCACATAACTTGGTATCAGGTCCCTTAGTCTTGAGAACAAATGGATCAATTCTTACCCACAGCAAAGAGAAAATAGAAGCCAATAGAACTGACCAAATCACCACAATGGTGGGTGTGCGGTTTTGCCGACCCATCAAACCTTTGAGGAATGGATACAGATGAACAATGACccagaaagaaaagaagagtttTCCAAAGAGTGGTCCCCAGGATTGGTAGCCATTGTTTATGGCATCTGAGACTCCAGCAACAACACCAACAATGTTAATGATCAAGATAGTGGTTGGAGGAATTAGGAGAGTGGTCCATTTAAAGGTGTATAGTTCTCCAAACTCCTCATCATCTGTTGCCTTGGATGTGACTGTGAAATTGGTGTCAATTCCAGCCAGAACCTTTAGCAGACCTTGTATCACAGCAAAAAGATGAGCTGATACACCACCAATCACCCAAAACTGTTCATTTCTCCACCACTCCTCAATGCTCACTCCACTCCATTTCAACTCTAGAATACCAGTTGCAATGATTGAagagaagagagcaacaaagtaCAAACCAGCAAAGGTGCTTATCTGGATCACCACCACAAACAGAAAAAAGTAGCATTATGAGTAAAGATTCTTAGTACATACATACACTACACATGTTATAATTGGAAGGGGAAGAACAAGATCATTACCGGTGGCATGATGAATTTGTCAGTGAGTAAGCAAACTGCAGGAAGAATACAATAGGCAACAAGAGGAATGGAGGTGAATGGATACACGGTTGTGTTTGCATAGGCAAATCTCTCAAGCCACTTTAGCTTCTTTTCCTTGAAGCCATACCATAGAGGGCAATGGTGACTGAAGAAAATCTCAATGGAACCAAGTGCCCAACGAAGCACCTGATTCAGACGATCTGACAAGTTGATTGGAGCAGTGCCCTTGAATGCAGCTCTCTTAGGCATACAGTAAATAGACCTCCACCCTCGGCAATGCATCTTAAAGCCTGTTAAAATATCTTCTGTGATAGATCCATAGATCCAACCAAGCTGCACAttttcaaaagcaaaagtaTGAATTGGATATGCTAATTGTTCTAGTTAAAATTCTCAGTCATAAAAAAGATGTTACTGGTGTACCTCAAGTCCCCATTCAGTTTTATCTTCATATCCACAGCTAATCACATGAATGGCTTCTTTAAGAAGTGCAGCTGGACTTGAAGAAGGAGGAACACCACCCTCTTCCATCAAGGTAGAAGTCACAAAGATAGAGGACTGTCCAAATTTCTTCTCAAAATTCATTTGGGACATCAGTATCTCCTTGTCATCATCCATCCCTATTGAATTTAGACCAGTGACACAAGGTTGGAAGAGGTAAAAGGAAAGAAATTAAGTGAGACATAAGTTGGTGACAAGAAAGACTAGAGATTTAAAGCAAAACAATAACCTTTTAGGCTTGCAGCAGCCTCTCCATTTGGATCACTCTTCTCCTTGTACTTCTTGCGGCTTCCAAAACAAGGGCAGCAATCACAGCTTACCATTTTTGGACGCTTGGGACCCTTTGGAGGATCATAGCCATACAAAGCTTGCCTCCTGAAAACACACCCTGTCCCCACATATACAGGTCCTTGAATACCATCAAGACCCTTCATGTTAATCTGCAGAAAGACAAAAAGACAGGTGAATGATCAAACATTCTGCTCACAATGTTAAAAGACAGTAAATTGCAAGGAAAAGTTCCTGCTAGCTTTGAGTTTCTTACATCAAAGAAAACTGTGTTTCTGTTGGCATAACGATCATGTGTATCAATACCGTCGAATCTTTGAGGAAACTGGACATAGCAGACCTTTTTCCCGATCTGGGGGTCCATCAAGAAGCACATGGCCTCTCTGGCAGCCTTGCTGTTATTGACATAGTGATCACAATCCAAGTTCAGCATGAAAGGAGCATTTGTGAGAACAGCAGATACCCGAACCTGTAAAAAAAATACAGCACTTATTAGTAGGGTCATCAAATATTTGTTGTGCATAAAGGTGAACGAGCGTGGTGATGAAAGTAACCAAAGGTGTTCAGAAACTCTACCAGAGCGTTCATGGCACCAGCTTTCTTGTGGTGTTGAAAACCAGGTCTTTTCTCTCTAGAAACATAAACAAGACGAGGAAGCTGGTTTCCTTCAGTATCTAGACCCCCATTGCTTCCAAGAAACACTTGAATCATGCCAGGATGATCCTTAGTGTTGTTTCCTGGCCATGGTGTCCCATCCTGCATAATCCATCCTCCCTGAGGAACTTTCTGGGCCTTTGCAACAAGTGCATTGATCCTAACCTTAAACTCTTCGTATTCCCTCTGCCATTTACACGATTCACAGCAAATCAATCTCTCTAACAGATATCAAAAGTTTGAATCAAATTATTTAGTACCATAGATACATTTCAATCTTCACCATATTAGTCCCTCATAGATACAAGTCAAAATCATAACTAATGATTACGATTCCTACTAGTTAGTCATAATAATGCAAACCTTCATGGCTCGACGCTCCTTAACAAAGGTGGGTTGCACCTTGTCCTTTAAGTAGTCTATCTTCTCACTGAAGTACATCTCAGGGGCCCGAGGTTCTATAGAAAATTTCTTACAAAACGGTACCCATTTCCTTGCAAACTCTGCAGTTTCTGACAGGGACTCAAATGAACACATTGAGGCTCCATCATCCGAAATATAGCATGATATCTTATCCACTGGGTAATCCATGGCCAAGATTGAAAGAACAGTGTTTGCTGTAACCAGAGGAGGTTCCTTCATTGGATCCACGGTACTAACAAAGACATCTACAGGAGCAAGCATGTTTGGTTCACCTTCACGCTCATACCTGAAAAAACATGTTGGTAAGCAGCAAGTTTAAACTTTGAGGTCTCAATcaacataattatagaattgtGCAACCTTTACCTGATGGAAAGACGATCAAGGTAGGTCTCTCGATCAATGGGAAACCATTTGGGAAACTGATCCAGAATCCATGAAAAAGCAAACCATATTTCACATATGATAGAGGTTAGCCACAGCCCCAGTGCATCATGCACAGGATTCATAAGTCTGTATCTGAGGAAGAAAGCAAGAATCACAAGGCGTGCCACAATCACCATTCTATATGGATTGATTTTGCTAGATGCTATTGGTACTTTCCTTGAAAGTGGTTGCCTTGCTTCATCTAACCTGCAATAATTACCATCCACATTTACACAGTGGCCAAAATAtcattgttatatattatttctttcatCGTAGTGGATAATCAATAACTGCATAAACATAGTTTTCTAAAATGTACTGCAAGAAGCATACATGGCTGCATCTGCATCTTCATCAGGCTCAGGCCCCAAATTACCCTGCTGCAATTTCCAGTCATCCATCCTTTCTTTCCATCCATCCTCTTTCTTTTCCTCCCATCTGGCACTTCCTGAAGTATACATCATAGCATGTCACATATTGAAGTAAGTACACTAAGAAGAACAGTTCAAGGAGCTGCATATAGATTCATGAGGAAAAAGGTTTCTGTGCTACTAATAAAGAGGGCACCACTTACCAGGTTCAGACACTGGATATGGATGCACTCGTTTATGCAGTGAAGAAGACATCTGCTCCGCATAACCATTAGATGATATTGGGAACTCGCCACTAACCTGTATCCATGCATGAATGAAATTTTATAGCTGTATGAGAATAAGTTAATGTAAAGGAAAATATTGGAGTGAAATCTTACAGGCCTAGATCGCCCCCCAGAAATGACAGGTATTGGGAACTGTGAATTCTCATCATCTTCAGGACCTCTTCCATAGCTCATTTTCCCATGAAGCATGGCCTCTGCAGCATGGCCATGCTTGTTCTTTTCGTCATCAATGTTGAACTCATGCTCAATGTCATCCACATCCTCCTCCTCATCATCTCCCTCCACCCGCGGGCTCCCTTAATGAACAAACAGATCAAGATCTATCAGGTCCCCTACTTGTTTCAACCATGAGTTCAAGTTCAACCACATCAAAATAAATGGAAATTTTGAGTGCTGTCATTAGCACAACTACATCTAACTGTAGCAATAACAAATTAAGGTTTCAAATGTTTGAACGTTTTAGTATGAACTAAATCTACTTGGACTTATGCTTActaagagaaaatgaaaaggttCAGTTTAACTCACTATTTCATAAAAAAGGATGAAAAGGTGGTATACAAAAAGTGACATATCCATAATATCGGTTGAAGGCTTACCTTTGAGACGCTTATATCTGGTTTTGCACTGTGGACAAAGTTGGCCCCCTTCTCTTCTTTCATACTCATAGCAAGGTCTGCACACTGGAAAACCACACTCATTGCAAGCCACAAATAAGTCTCCATCGACCGTGAGTCCCACGCCATCACCACAAATCTCACATACTTGACCATCCAAGTTCTTCAATGGCTTGTGCTGCACCAAAACCCCATGACATAATAGTACTGTTAATCGAACTGTTACAtgaaaacaaacacacacattCACAAAGAAAAAGGGTCTTTGACAGCACTTGTTCTAGCAGTTATCTTTCATTATTGCTACTACCACTACATTACCTCTTCATGGCCATGAATGACAACGAGCTCATTGCGGTTATGTGAACCTGCTACCAGTCCAGCGCTGGCTTCCATGTCTTGGTGGTGACTTTGTGAATGGGATTGGATATAATACAACACAACACAAAGGGTGTGCTGTGAAGCTAAGGTTTGTGATCAAAGGTTTGTGTTTTATGAAGGAAAATTGGTGCTTTGTTCCTCACCAAATATGTCCACATAAGGGTgctgttgttggttgcagggTCCCCATTGCCTTAAAGCTAAGCTTCGTCTATTTTTCAACCACCATGGCTTTGAAGCCTTCTCTAGCAGGCTACCTTGGTGCGTATCCTTTTCAAGCTTCCAAAACAAATTACAAGCCTCTAAATACCGTCTCTGTTATTTTCACCCTTTCATCAAATTTTCAGTTCATTTTTGCACAAGGTTAATTTTTCGGTTGCTCATAAATCATAgtttaagcttaattactagTGGGTAAGATGTGATAATGCGCCAAATCACTCTCATATTTAAAGATAGACTGATGTGAAATTATGGTTAATTAGTATCAATCAAATTGAGTTTTCTTTCTCCTAAACAAGTTATTTAAGGAATTTAAGCAAAGTATTGATCAAACGAAAGTAATTTCAGGTGGGTCGAGGTGTAATGCATACACACACAAATATGAATAAcaatctttatttatatatatatatatatatatatatatatatatatatatatatatataaagattgtTATTTATACTTCTATGGTCAAACACTTTTTCTCAACATGGAACGAATGAAGTTCGTATTTATCTCATCTAAGGTATcctatttaatttctattatttattttatattaatatgtgtatatttttattattttaaatgcaTAGATAAAGGATAAATGGCAAATTGGAACCGGGCACAGTTATTCTtcaaaaagaatgaaagaagaaaTCAGTCAgcgtaaacaatttaaataatttaatattttttag
Encoded here:
- the LOC114164324 gene encoding cellulose synthase A catalytic subunit 7 [UDP-forming] gives rise to the protein MEASAGLVAGSHNRNELVVIHGHEEHKPLKNLDGQVCEICGDGVGLTVDGDLFVACNECGFPVCRPCYEYERREGGQLCPQCKTRYKRLKGSPRVEGDDEEEDVDDIEHEFNIDDEKNKHGHAAEAMLHGKMSYGRGPEDDENSQFPIPVISGGRSRPVSGEFPISSNGYAEQMSSSLHKRVHPYPVSEPGSARWEEKKEDGWKERMDDWKLQQGNLGPEPDEDADAAMLDEARQPLSRKVPIASSKINPYRMVIVARLVILAFFLRYRLMNPVHDALGLWLTSIICEIWFAFSWILDQFPKWFPIDRETYLDRLSIRYEREGEPNMLAPVDVFVSTVDPMKEPPLVTANTVLSILAMDYPVDKISCYISDDGASMCSFESLSETAEFARKWVPFCKKFSIEPRAPEMYFSEKIDYLKDKVQPTFVKERRAMKREYEEFKVRINALVAKAQKVPQGGWIMQDGTPWPGNNTKDHPGMIQVFLGSNGGLDTEGNQLPRLVYVSREKRPGFQHHKKAGAMNALVRVSAVLTNAPFMLNLDCDHYVNNSKAAREAMCFLMDPQIGKKVCYVQFPQRFDGIDTHDRYANRNTVFFDINMKGLDGIQGPVYVGTGCVFRRQALYGYDPPKGPKRPKMVSCDCCPCFGSRKKYKEKSDPNGEAAASLKGMDDDKEILMSQMNFEKKFGQSSIFVTSTLMEEGGVPPSSSPAALLKEAIHVISCGYEDKTEWGLELGWIYGSITEDILTGFKMHCRGWRSIYCMPKRAAFKGTAPINLSDRLNQVLRWALGSIEIFFSHHCPLWYGFKEKKLKWLERFAYANTTVYPFTSIPLVAYCILPAVCLLTDKFIMPPISTFAGLYFVALFSSIIATGILELKWSGVSIEEWWRNEQFWVIGGVSAHLFAVIQGLLKVLAGIDTNFTVTSKATDDEEFGELYTFKWTTLLIPPTTILIINIVGVVAGVSDAINNGYQSWGPLFGKLFFSFWVIVHLYPFLKGLMGRQNRTPTIVVIWSVLLASIFSLLWVRIDPFVLKTKGPDTKLCGINC